The proteins below are encoded in one region of Juglans microcarpa x Juglans regia isolate MS1-56 chromosome 4D, Jm3101_v1.0, whole genome shotgun sequence:
- the LOC121261372 gene encoding RNA-dependent RNA polymerase 6-like — MELKGNERDGETVVTQVSFGGFDSNVRAKDLVECLEYEVGTVFRCRLKTSWTPPESYPTFEVIDTSDIEIEDDYKKVEPHAFVHFATPKSVDWALDAAGRCDLFLNKQQLKVSLGFQSPFHLRQRRRTTTPHKLSDVLVEVGTLVSRDEFFVAWRGAPYGVDFLVDPFDGTCKFCFTRDTVFSFKSTSKYAEIKCNFKMEFVVRDINEIKRYNDTSYLVILLHLAASPCIWYRTADDDIEESVPYDLLDDDDPWIRTTDFTPSGAIGRCSSYRVSIPPRHGVKLRSTMEYLKEQRVHEICLEKPLRIRDEPEFGLPLSDPFFCIQYKQGIAFEIMFLVNAVLHKGIFSQHQLSDNFFSLLRSQPKEVNIAALKHICSYRRPVFNAFRRLKTVQDWLLRNPKLFKSRRQLDDIVEVRRLVITPAKAYCLPPEVELSNRVLRKYKGVADRFLRVTFMDEGLQTMNSNVLNSYVAPIVKLITSNSYPQKTKIFQRVNTILKSGFHVCGRKYSFLAFSSNQLRDRSAWFFAEDGKTNVVNIRKWMGKFTQKNIAKCAARMGQCFSSTYATVEVPPKEVNPELPDVERNNYIFSDGIGMITPDLANEVAEKLKLDGNPPCAYQIRYAGFKGVVARWPAKGDGVRLSLRPSMNKFISDHTTLEICSWTRFQPGFLNRQIVTLLSTLNVPDEIFWKMQDSMLSRLNQMLVDTDVAFDVLTASCAEQGNAAAIMLSAGFEPQSEPHLRGMLTCIRAAQHWGLREKARIFVPSGRWLMGCLDELSVLEQGQCFIQVSTPSLENCFSKHGSRFTEKANNLQVIKGHVVIAKNPCLHPGDIRILEAVDDPGLHHLFDCLVFPQKGDRPHMDEASGSDLDGDLYFVTWDENLIPPSKESWPPMKYTPAETKLSARQVTTQDIIDFFARNMVNESLGTICNAHVVHADSSEYGALDENCLTLADLAAKAVDFPKTGHIVIMPQHLKPKLYPDFMGKEDYQSYKSTKILGRLYRQVKDAYDEDVVTSARLDVVPTDVPYDKDLEVPGSAHFIMDAWDQKCSYDGQLNGLLGQYKVKREEEIVTGHIWSMPKYNSRKQGELKEKLKQSYSALKKEFRLVFDKMDSDFEGLTDDEKNVYYERKASAWYQVAYHPKWVKRSLELQEPDGPENVVMLSFSWIAADYLARIKIKSRRMVNFDYSKPINSLARYLMDRI; from the exons atggagttgaaaggaaatgaaagggaTGGAGAAACAGTGGTGACTCAAGTTAGTTTTGGTGGGTTTGACAGTAATGTCAGAGCGAAAGATCTTGTGGAATGCTTAGAATACGAAGTTGGAACTGTTTTTAGGTGCAGACTGAAAACTTCTTGGACTCCTCCAGAATCTTATCCAACATTTGAGGTCATTGACACTTCAGACATTGAAATAGAAGATGATTATAAAAAGGTGGAGCCCCATGCATTTGTGCATTTTGCCACACCTAAATCGGTAGATTGGGCTTTGGATGCTGCAGGGCGTTGTGATCTTTTTCTGAACAAGCAACAATTGAAGGTTAGTTTAGGTTTCCAAAGTCCATTCCACCTGAGGCAGAGGAGGAGGACTACAACTCCTCATAAGTTGTCTGATGTGCTTGTCGAGGTTGGAACCTTGGTCAGCCGGGATGAGTTTTTTGTTGCTTGGAGAGGAGCACCTTATGGGGTTGACTTTCTGGTAGATCCCTTTGATGGGACATGCAAGTTTTGTTTCACAAGAGATActgttttctcttttaaaagCACAAGCAAGTATGCGGagataaaatgtaattttaagaTGGAATTTGTGGTAAGAGACATCAATGAGATCAAACGCTATAATGATACATCATATCTAGTAATTTTGTTGCACCTTGCTGCATCTCCCTGCATTTGGTATAGAACGGCTGATGATGATATTGAAGAATCTGTGCCGTATGATTTGTTAGATGATGATGATCCTTGGATCCGAACCACAGATTTTACACCAAGTGGGGCCATTGGTCGGTGTAGTTCTTATAGAGTTTCAATCCCACCCCGCCATGGTGTCAAGTTGAGAAGTACAATGGAATATCTTAAAGAACAAAGAGTGCACGAGATCTGCCTTGAAAAGCCACTTAGGATCAGGGATGAACCTGAATTTGGGCTGCCCTTATCAGATCCTTTCTTCTGTATTCAGTACAAGCAAGGGATAGCTTTTGAGATAATGTTCTTGGTGAATGCTGTCTTGCATAAAGGCATATTCAGTCAGCACCAGTTGTCAGACAATTTCTTCAGTTTATTGAGAAGCCAACCCAAAGAGGTCAACATTGCTGCACTAAAGCACATATGTTCTTACAGACGCCCAGTGTTCAATGCGTTCAGGAGACTGAAAACAGTCCAGGATTGGTTGTTGCGGAATCCTAAGCTTTTTAAGAGCCGTAGACAGCTTGATGATATTGTTGAAGTTAGGAGGTTGGTTATTACACCAGCAAAAGCATATTGTCTTCCACCAGAAGTGGAGCTTTCCAACAGAGTTCTCAGGAAGTATAAAGGAGTTGCTGATAGGTTTTTAAGGGTCACTTTTATGGATGAAGGATTGCAGACAATGAATTCCAATGTTCTTAACTCCTACGTTGCTCCTATTGTAAAGCTTATCACATCAAACTCTTatccacaaaaaacaaaaatattccaAAGGGTGAATACCATTCTGAAAAGTGGATTTCATGTTTGTGGTAGGAAGTATTCTTTTCTAGCCTTCTCATCCAATCAATTGAGGGACCGTTCTGCCTGGTTTTTTGCTGAAGATGGAAAGACGAATGTTGTTAACATCAGAAAGTGGATGGGGAAGTTTACCCAGAAGAACATTGCGAAGTGTGCTGCCAGGATGGGTCAGTGCTTCTCATCTACGTATGCTACAGTAGAAGTTCCACCAAAAGAAGTGAATCCCGAGCTTCCTGATGTAGAGAGAAATAATTACATTTTCTCTGATGGGATTGGTATGATTACTCCTGATCTTGCAAATGAAGTTGCAGAGAAACTGAAATTGGACGGGAACCCTCCATGTGCTTATCAGATAAGATATGCTGGTTTTAAGGGTGTTGTGGCTCGTTGGCCAGCAAAAGGTGATGGAGTGCGACTTTCTTTAAGGCCTAGTATGAACAAGTTCATTTCTGACCATACTACTCTTGAAATCTGTTCTTGGACTAGGTTTCAGCCTGGTTTCCTAAACAGGCAGATTGTGACACTGCTTTCAACTTTGAATGTTCCTGATGAAATATTCTGGAAAATGCAGGACTCTATGCTCTCCAGACTAAACCAAATGCTTGTGGACACAGATGTTGCATTTGATGTCCTGACAGCATCCTGTGCTGAGCAAGGAAATGCAGCTGCAATTATGCTGAGTGCGGGATTTGAGCCTCAAAGTGAACCTCATCTACGAGGCATGTTAACCTGTATACGAGCTGCTCAGCATTGGGGCCTTAGGGAGAAGGCTAGGATTTTTGTTCCTTCAGGTAGGTGGTTAATGGGCTGCTTAGATGAGCTAAGCGTCCTTGAGCAAGGCCAATGCTTTATCCAAGTGTCTACCCCGTCATTGGAAAACTGTTTCTCAAAGCATGGTTCCAGGTTTACTGAGAAAGCAAATAATCTTCAAGTAATTAAAGGGCATGTGGTGATAGCAAAAAATCCTTGTCTTCACCCAGGAGATATAAGGATTCTGGAAGCAGTTGATGACCCTGGTTTACACCATTTATTTGATTGCCTTGTTTTCCCTCAAAAGGGTGATAGGCCCCACATGGATGAAGCATCTGGAAGTGACCTTGATGGGGACCTCTACTTTGTGACATGGGATGAAAATCTCATTCCCCCGAGCAAGGAGAGCTGGCCGCCCATGAAGTATACTCCGGCAGAAACCAAACTTTCAGCACGCCAGGTCACTACTCAG GATATAATTGACTTTTTTGCAAGAAACATGGTAAATGAGAGCCTGGGAACAATCTGCAATGCACATGTGGTTCATGCTGACAGCAGTGAGTACGGGGCTTTGGATGAGAACTGCTTAACGCTTGCTGATTTAGCAGCTAAAGCTGTTGATTTTCCCAAGACTGGGCACATTGTCATCATGCCTCAACATCTGAAACCAAAATTGTACCCTGATTTTATGGGGAAAGAGGATTACCAATCCTACAAGTCAACCAAAATTTTAGGAAGACTTTATCGCCAGGTTAAGGATGCCTATGATGAAGATGTTGTTACATCTGCACGGTTAGATGTTGTTCCCACTGATGTTCCTTATGATAAAGACCTTGAGGTTCCAGGATCTGCCCATTTCATTATGGATGCATGGGATCAGAAGTGCTCTTATGATGGGCAGCTGAATGGTCTACTAGGACAATATAAAGtgaagagggaagaagagattGTGACTGGGCACATCTGGTCCATGCCAAAGTACAACAGCAGGAAGCAAGGGGAGCTCAAGGAGAAGCTCAAGCAGTCTTACAGTGCTCTAAAGAAAGAGTTTAGGCTAGTTTTTGATAAGATGGACTCAGATTTTGAGGGACTAACTGATGACGAGAAGAACGTATATTATGAGCGCAAGGCATCAGCATGGTATCAGGTCGCTTACCATCCTAAATGGGTGAAGAGATCTCTGGAGTTGCAAGAGCCAGATGGTCCAGAGAATGTAGTGATGTTGAGTTTTTCCTGGATTGCAGCTGATTACCTTGCTCGGATCAAGATTAAAAGCCGCAGGATGGTAAATTTTGACTATAGTAAGCCTATTAACTCTCTGGCAAGGTACCTTATGGATCGAATTTGA
- the LOC121259002 gene encoding ethylene-responsive transcription factor SHINE 3-like: protein MVHSKKFRGVRQRQWGSWVSEIRHPLLKRRVWLGTFETAEAAARAYDQAAILMNGQNAKTNFPTANGRHEDTKACGDYPLSPKALSELLSTKLRKCCKDQYPSLTCLRLDADNSHIGVWQKRAGARSASNWVMRIELGKKQTQTLEDGLSSGSPRVEIHDAGNGMDEEDSIAMQMIEELLNWNCPAPSNFQEEKGNLPCLGTWK from the exons ATGGTGCATTCAAAGAAGTTTAGAGGAGTCAGGCAACGCCAGTGGGGCTCCTGGGTGTCAGAAATTCGCCATCCTTTACT GAAGAGAAGGGTATGGCTGGGCACATTTGAGACAGCTGAGGCTGCGGCAAGGGCATACGACCAAGCAGCCATATTGATGAATGGCCAAAATGCCAAGACCAACTTTCCTACGGCAAATGGCCGCCATGAAGACACAAAGGCTTGCGGTGACTACCCCTTGTCTCCCAAAGCTCTTTCGGAGCTCCTTAGCACCAAGCTTCGCAAATGTTGCAAAGACCAATATCCTTCCCTCACATGCCTAAGGCTTGATGCTGATAACTCTCACATTGGAGTGTGGCAAAAGCGCGCAGGGGCACGTTCAGCCTCAAATTGGGTGATGAGAATTGAGCTCGGGAAGAAGCAGACACAAACTCTGGAGGATGGCTTATCATCAGGATCACCGAGGGTCGAGATTCATGATGCTGGAAATGGAATGGATGAAGAGGATAGCATTGCAATGCAAATGATAGAAGAACTACTCAACTGGAATTGTCCTGCTCCAAGTAATTTCCAAGAAGAAAAAGGGAATCTTCCTTGTCTCGGTACTTGGAAATAG
- the LOC121259036 gene encoding phospholipase D alpha 1-like codes for MADQALLHGTLLTTICEVDRINYGCCNVLRKSGKRFLAQFKRLVQGRPMIAGSKLYATVDLDKARVGRTRMVKNQASHPKWFESFTTYCAHYISYIIFTVKEDNPIGAKLIGRAYVPVGDIMRGFVVDRWVDLLDEDRNPIHSRIHVKLQYLNVAQDLSQQMITPDFEGVPRTFFRQRQGCKVTLYQDAHILGLPKVFACIGDRYKPKGCWEDIFDAITNARHLIYIAGWSVCTGITLIRDPMRPRQDGNLTLGDLLKKKADEGVMVLMLVWDDRTSIEELKKDGLLATHNQETEEYFRDTNVHCFLCPRNPDDRRSIVQGFEISAMFTHNQKTRVVDREVPNGGSQKRTIVSFIGGIDLCGGRYDITEHPLFNTLNTIHHDDFHQPNFATSSIKKGGPREPWHDIHCQLEGPIAWDVLYNFEQRWKKQVGDKFLIKLNQLDEILIRPSPVTSLDDTETWNVQIFRSIDCGAVSDFSEKSDDAYAVGLVSGKDNIMDRSIQDAYINAIRRAKNFIYIENQYFLGSSFGWSPNNIKVEDIGALHLIPKELSLKIVSKIEAGERFAVYIVIPMWPEGIPESASVQAILDWQRRTMEMMYSDITKALQKKGLDEDPRDYLNFYCLGNRETVKAEEYIPPERPEPNTDYSKAQEARRFMIYVHAKMMIVDDEYIIIGSANINQRSMDGARDSEIAMGAFQPHYLASTYGARGQIHEFRNALWLEHLGQFWEFFRHPEHKYCISRVNGFAQQYWDLYVRETFHDDMEGHLLPYPIQLTFDMGETKILPLPGFELFPDTEARVMGAKSDYLPPILTT; via the exons ATGGCTGATCAAGCGTTGCTCCACGGGACACTTCTGACAACCATTTGCGAAGTTGATAGGATAAACTATGGCTGCTGCAACGTCCTCCGAAAG TCCGGGAAAAGGTTTCTGGCCCAATTCAAGAGACTAGTGCAAGGCAGGCCTATG ATTGCTGGATCCAAACTCTATGCAACAGTTGATTTAGATAAGGCCCGGGTTGGGCGGACTAGAATGGTAAAAAATCAAGCCTCTCATCCCAAGTGGTTTGAGTCCTTCACAACATATTGTGCCCATTATATCTCCTATATCATATTCACTGTCAAAGAAGATAACCCTATTGGGGCAAAATTAATTGGAAGGGCTTATGTGCCCGTTGGGGATATCATGAGGGGGTTTGTAGTTGATAGATGGGTTGACTTACTAGATGAAGACCGCAACCCTATACATTCTAGAATCCACGTCAAGcttcaatatttaaatgttgCCCAAGATTTGTCTCAACAAATGATAACTCCCGACTTTGAGGGAGTTCCTCGCACATTCTTTAGGCAAAGACAAGGTTGCAAAGTTACTTTATACCAAGATGCCCATATCCTAGGTTTGCCTAAGGTTTTTGCATGCATAGGAGATCGTTATAAGCCCAAAGGATGCTGGGAGGACATCTTTGATGCAATCACCAATGCAAGACACCTAATTTACATAGCTGGATGGTCTGTGTGTACTGGGATAACCTTGATAAGGGATCCTATGAGGCCAAGGCAAGATGGCAACCTCACATTAGGGGATCTTCTTAAGAAGAAGGCGGATGAAGGTGTCATGGTTCTGATGCTTGTTTGGGATGACAGAACTTCTATCGAGGAACTGAAGAAGGATGGTTTGCTGGCGACTCACAACCAAGAAACTGAAGAATACTTTCGAGACACGAATGTGCATTGCTTTTTGTGCCCTCGTAATCCTGACGATCGAAGAAGTATAGTTCAAGGTTTTGAAATTTCTGCCATGTTTACTCACAATCAGAAGACAAGAGTCGTTGATAGGGAAGTGCCTAATGGAGGATCACAAAAGCGGACGATTGTGAGTTTCATCGGTGGTATTGATCTCTGTGGCGGGAGATATGATATAACAGAACATCCTTTGTTCAATACTTTGAATACAATTCACCATGATGACTTCCATCAGCCAAATTTTGCAACATCTTCAATCAAGAAAGGCGGTCCAAGGGAGCCTTGGCATGACATTCATTGCCAATTAGAGGGGCCCATTGCTTGGGATGTCTTGTACAATTTTGAGCAAAGATGGAAAAAGCAGGTTGGGGACAAATTCCTAATTAAACTAAACCAACTTGATGAAATCTTAATCCGTCCATCACCAGTTACCTCATTAGATGATACTGAAACATGGAATGTTCAAATCTTTCGATCGATTGATTGTGGGGCCGTTTctgatttttctgaaaaatctgATGATGCATATGCAGTGGGGCTTGTTAGTGGGAAAGATAACATCATGGATCGAAGCATTCAAGATGCATATATCAATGCTATTCGACGAGCCAAAAACTTCATCTACATTGAGAACCAGTATTTTCTAGGAAGCTCGTTCGGCTGGAGCCCAAACAACATCAAGGTGGAGGACATTGGTGCTTTGCACCTCATTCCAAAGGAGCTCTCACTAAAGATTGTTAGTAAGATTGAAGCAGGGGAGAGGTTTGCCGTCTATATTGTGATCCCAATGTGGCCAGAAGGTATACCTGAGAGTGCTTCTGTTCAAGCAATATTGGATTGGCAGAGGAGGACTATGGAAATGATGTATTCTGACATCACTAAAGCCCTGCAAAAAAAAGGACTTGATGAAGACCCTCGGGACTATCTGAATTTCTATTGCCTTGGGAATCGAGAGACAGTGAAAGCGGAAGAGTATATACCTCCAGAGAGGCCAGAACCTAACACAGATTATAGTAAAGCTCAAGAGGCTCGTCGGTTCATGATTTATGTCCATGCAAAAATGATGATAG TTGATGATGAATACATAATCATTGGATCTGCCAACATCAACCAGAGGTCAATGGATGGAGCAAGAGACTCTGAGATTGCAATGGGGGCATTCCAACCACATTATTTAGCCTCCACATACGGAGCTAGGGGGCAAATCCATGAATTCAGGAATGCATTGTGGCTTGAGCACCTTGGACAATTTTGGGAGTTCTTTCGACATCCAGAACACAAGTATTGTATCTCTCGGGTGAATGGTTTTGCTCAACAATATTGGGATTTATATGTGAGAGAGACATTCCATGATGATATGGAAGGTCACTTACTACCATACCCCATccaacttacttttgatatggGAGAGACTAAAATATTGCCCTTGCCTGGTTTCGAACTCTTCCCTGACACCGAGGCTCGTGTTATGGGTGCTAAATCTGATTACCTTCCTCCAATCCTCACCACCTAA